GAAGGGTTCGTGTATCATCTTTTCTCAAGAAAACATGGAGATTTAGAGCGAGACTATAACTTCTTCAGCATTGCTCCAGAATATTATTCACAGGGGAATGGGAATTTCCGAGATGCCAATCAGAATCGAAGAAATGATATTTACTTTAACCCAAAAGTCGGAAGTTTTAATGCCAAAATGTTCATGAGTTTGATTCAAGCAGACGGATATAATCCTCTATCCGTAAAGGGATGTTCGTTTGAAATAAAACAAGCTCTTCAAAATAAGGTAAAGGAACTAATTCAAAATAATATTCCGGCCCGTCAAGTGGAAATGACCAAGTTGCTGCAGGGGAAATTCACACCAGGTCAAGTAATTCAGTTGCTTACGAATGAGGCAAACGAACAGTTGTTAGAGGGAAATCGCTTTTTAACTGAGGTATTGAAGCTTTCTCAACAAAATATTGAAGCAGGATTCGGGGAAGGATTCTGGATTGATCACTGGACCTATAATTTAGATTTGGTGGAAAGTTACCTCGATATTTATCCTGATAGGCAAGAAGAATTTTTATTTGAGGATAAGGAGTATACCTTCTTCGATAGTCCTGCCTACGTACTGCCGAGAGAAGAAAAATATGTACTCGCAGAAGGAAAGGTAAGACAATACGGTTCTGTGATGGAAGACGACGAGAAGATGGCTACGTTAGGAATCAAGATCAATGATACGAATTGGCTTAAAACAAAGAGCGGTGAGGGAGACATTTATCGTACGAATCTCTTGGTTAAGTTAGTCTCGCTTTCCTTGATGAAGTTTTCCACTCTGGATCCATCGGGTATTGGTGTCGAAATGGAGGCAAACAAACCAGGATGGAATGATGCCTTGAATGGTTTGCCAGGATTAGTAGGTTCAGGGGTCGGTGAGACGTTTGAATTGAAGCGATTGGTTGGATTTATTTTAACAGCGATTTCTTCCTATCAAAATCGAGAGTGTACCTTACCGACTGAGATGGCTACCTTATTAAGAAAAATTTATCCTCTAGTAGAGGCTCAATTAAATGGCGAGTTAACTGATTTTGATTATTGGGATCAGGTGTCTACTTTACGAGAAGCCTATCGCTCTAGTATTCGTTTTGGAATCGATGGATCAGAATCAACACTTATGCTTAGTGAATTAGAGCATATCTATCAAGGGTTTTTACGGAAAATTCAAGTAGGTATTGCAAAAGCAGAAGTACTTGGAGAGGGATTATATCCGACGTATGTAATCTTTGAAGCGGAAGAGTTCGAAGTGGTGATGGATGCGAACGGAAACGAAGTCATGAGTTCTTACGGCCTTCCGAAAGTGAACGTGAAGAAGTTTTCTAAACCGAGACCGTTACCTTACTTCTTAGAAGGTCCAGCTCGCGCTCTAAAAGCCAATGAAACTACTGAAAAAGCAAGAGAGATCTATCGAAAAGTAAAAGAGACGGACTTATTCGATGCTGACATTAAGATGTACAAAACATCTGTCAGCCTAAACGATGAGCCTCATGAAATTGGTCGAATTAAAGCATTCACTCCTGGCTGGTTAGAGCGTGAATCTGTGTTCTTGCATATGTCGTACAAATACTTACTTGAGCTATTAAAATCAGGTTTATATGAAGAGTATTTTAACGAGCTTCAGACCTCGCTAATTCCATTTTTAGATCCAAAAATCTATGGAAGAAGTACGTTAGAAAACTCCTCTTTCATTGCCAGTTCTGTGAATCCGGATGCAAATACGCATGGTCGAGGTTTTGTTGCCCGCTTGAGTGGCTCAACGGCAGAGTTTTTAAGCATGTGGAAAACGATGATGATTGGATCAAGCCCATTCCAAATGTATAAAGGAAAGCTGACGTTTACTCTAGCTCCAAATTTACCTGATTGGTTGTTTAAGAAAAATGGTGAATTGTCCTTCCAACTCTTTGGGCAAACAAAGGTTACGTATCATAATCCGAAAAAATTAAGTACCTTCGGTGATAGCAAAGTAGAGGTACGTTCTTATGAATTACTCTTCAAGGACGCGAGGATGCAAACGCTACTAGCGGATAATCTGGAGGAGAAGGAAGCTCTTTCGATAAGAAATGGTGAAGTTGCAGAGATTCATGTCACTTTAGCCTAAAGAATTTTGTATAAGAAGCTGGAAATCGCTTAGGGAGCGCTTCTCCAGCTTTTTTATTTTTTTGAAAGGCTGTTTTCGTAAGGCTCTTTTCGCATACTTTGTTGATGTAGCATACAAAAAGGATGGAAACACTAATTTCATTCCTCATTCCGTGTTAAAAATGATGCGAAAAGATGCCCGAAGTCAATCTTCATCACGAATTGAGAACTAATTCGAAAAGCCACAATCTTTGCGAAAACAGCCTGTCGTAAAGATTGTGGCTTTACGACAGGCTGGAAAATTGGGGTGGTATATGAAACCAACGAATTATTGTCTAGTGCACAAAAACTAAGAAATATGATTTTAATGATTGCTACCATAGCGGTTATCATCGGACTGATTGTTGCATTTATTGTTGCTAGAAGCATCGAAAAACCTATTTCATTTTTGAATAAGCAGGTACATAAAATATGGCTAGTGGCGATTTGACTGTTCAAGTAACAACGTAGGTAAAAGATGAAACCGGACAGCTTACTAATCATTTTAACTATGATTACTAAAGAATGCTTACGTAAATAGGCTAGCTAATCCGGAAAGTAATAGAAAGAAGGGCGCACTACACGGAATCTAATCCAAATGCTTACTTTACTGTTACACAAGTTAAAGAAATAACCGAGAGACAAAAACACGCTCAAAGTTATGAACGTGTTTTTGTCTCTATACTTTAGATTACCTCTGGAACGCTAGGAGTTGAAGATTCACTGTTTTTTTCCTTCTTTTTACTCCGCCCTACTTGGCTGATCCCAACACCTAAGCTTGAAAATAATCGATAAACAGCAGGAACGAGCAACAAGGTGATAAAAGTGGCAAATAAAAGTCCAGAAATAATGACGGTTGCCATCGGTGCTTGGTAGTTACCGGAGGACCCTGATGCTAAGGCTAATGGAACCATACCACCTGCTGTGGTGAAGGTCGTCATGAAAATAGGACGAATACGATCCTTTCCTGCTCCGACAAGTGCATCTTGAACAGAGAGACCTTGATTTCTTAGTTGGTTTGTACGGTCAATTAACAGAATAGCATTGTTCAGTACAATTCCAATCAACATGATTACGCCCATCCCTGACATGACACTAAGCTCACGTTGTGTGATAAAGAGTCCAAGAATAACGCCGACAATCGTCATTGGAATCACCGACATTACCACAACCGGATGGATAAGATGATTGAATTGTACCGCCATCACGAGATACACCAAGAAGATAGAAATTGCTAAAATCATCAACATCTCCATGATCAATTCTTGTTGAGCCTCCAAGTCACCTGCGACTGATATGCTGTAACCACTAGGCGTTTCAAAGTCGGAAATGAGATTTTGGACCTTACGATTCACAGTTCCAAGATCCGTATCTTCAATGTCAGCAGAGATGGAGATAAAGCGTTCACCATTTTTATGTGAAATTTCATTCGGTGTGTCGATACTTGATAATTCAATAAAGCTAGAAAGTAGTTTTTCTCCATTTAAGGTAGGGATCATTAAATTCAGTACTTCTGAAGTTTCATCTGTTTTTTCTTTCCAGCGTACTTTTATTGGTGTGGTCTCGTTTTCTATTGAAATGGAACCAACAGGCATGTCGATAAATGCTTGTTCGATGAATTGTTTGATTTGTGTGGAGGTTAAACCAGCTTCTTGGATGGGGCCTTCTTTTAACGTAATAACTTCTTCAATCGATGTTCGTTCAATTGATGTCGTCACTCCTACGATTCCAGTGATCGCTTCTAATTCGGATTGAAAGTCTGCGGCTAAGGTTTGAAGATCTGCAAACTTTTCTCCCTGGATTGTGACTTGGACTGGGGAACCACCTCCACCAGTCATGGCACTGGCAACACTTTCAATTGGGGTCGTATCTTCTAGTGCACGTAAAGAACGAAAAATATCTTCATTTACTTCCTGTTGTTCTTTTGTGATATCTTCACCTTTGGTCATATTGATAATCGTATATAACATACTACCTTCATCCATGATGTAGGCCGTATCAACATCTTCCACTTTTGAGAGTGATTCTGTCATTTCTGTTATTATTTTTTCTTTGTCCGCTACGGATACCCCTGTTTCAACACTTACGGCAATTTCTGCGTAACGATTAAACATATCGGGCATAATCGTCATCGGTATTTTCGTTATAAGTAATAATGATCCTACAAAAAACAGAAAGAATAGGGTGACTACCGCAAAACTGGAGCGTTTTTTCTTAACGACCCATGAGATCATTTTGCTGTAGCCTGTAGTGAAATTACTTTCTTTTCTATTAACTGTTTTTTTACGAAGCTTTAAGAAATTCTCTGAAAGTGATGGGATTAGTGTAAAGGATACAATTACTGAACTAGTCAGCGTGATGGCTACTACAACTGATAGCATAATCATAAAACGGCCCATTTCGCCTCCAAGTAACCCGATGGGAACAAATACAACAATAGTGGTAAGCATTGACGCAAACACGGCAGATGCAACTTCTTTTGTTCCTTTAATGACGGCTTCAAGTTTAGAGAAGCCTTGCTCTTTTTTATGATAAATGGATTCTAGGATAACAATGGAGGAATCAACCATCATCCCAACCCCTAAACCAAGACCCACTAAAGTTAGGATATTAAAACTGTAATTTAATAGCCACATTGTCAAAAATGTTAGCAAAATGGAGGTAGGGATTGATAAACCAATGATCAAGGTTGCACGTAAGTTTCGTAAGAAAAGCATCAAAATCACAATGGCGATCACACCACCGATGATGATATTATTCGTAACCCCATCCAATGATTCCTGAACATAATCGGCCAGTGCAACCATTTCATTCATTTCAAATCCTGTGATTAAGTTTTCATCACGAATCGATTGTAGTTCAGCTCTAACGGCATTGGCCATGTCAATCTGGGTATAATTAGAACCGCGTCCTACTTGTATAAAAATAAGATCCTTTGATCCGTTTTTCCAAACAAATGATGAGTTTTCTAAAGGTTGTAAAGAAACGGTGGCAATGTCTTCAATTGCGAGATAGCCAGTAGGTGTAGGGATTTTGACAGCCTTAATATTTTCGACATTTTCTAAAGTGGTATTCCAACGAAGGGTCGGTGTATTATCTTCCCCGCTTAACTTACCAAGAGTGGCAGCGGTATTCGCTTCTGTGATAGCAGAGATGGCTTGTTGTAAGCTTACTCCTTTCTGAATTACCTTATCACGATCGAATTCAATCGCAAGTTCTTGTTCTTGTATCCCCGATAACATGACATCTCCAACCTCAGGGAGTGCTTCTAGTCTAGGTTTAAGGGTTCCTTTTGCAAAGGTAGTCATTTCCGCCATGTCCCCATCTGATAAATCCATATAAAATTCGTAGCTTTGCGTTGTGCTGTATTGATCGGAGAAAACGTCCTGAACACCAGGCGTATTTAAGGCAGTGTTGGCAATTCTTTCGACTTCTTTAGAAAGCTCTTCCCCTTTTCCACGTTCAAAGGTGACATTAAGAGAGCTTCTCCCGATTGAAGAAGTGGAGTTAACATCCTCCACTCCATTCATACTAAGAATTTGCTGTTCTAGAGGCGTGGTAATGTTTCGTTCGACTTCAATAGCAGGCATTTCTCCGGCCGTTACTGAAACATAGGCACCATCAAAATCAAGTGGAGGGAATAATTCTTTGTCTAGTTGGAAAATTGCGTATCCTCCTAATGCTAATACAAATGAAACTAGTAAACCTACAAGAATTTTTCTGTTTACGATGAATCTTAAAAATTTCATAATTGGCCTCCTTTTAAAAGTTTGATTATTCAAAATCTATTCGCATGAACAGTATAATCTATAAAGATTAATGATTGTATAAAATTCTCACTTTTACTATAATTTACATCTTGAGGATGAGTTGATGGTGGTACCGGTGGTGTAGAGGAAGTTAAGAAAAGAAGAGGAGAGTAACCGAGTGGCCATTTTGAGAATAAAAAACCCCATCTGATTGCTAAATCAGATGGGGTTTTTTTATTGGCTCTTTTTGTATACATTGTGGCTATTTCATCTGATTTTTGATTAAATCGTCTATTTCACGATGAATTCCATAAAAAATAGACGAAATGATGCCCGAAACAAAGCTTCCCCGTTTATAGACTGGTTCGAAAAGCCACAAACTTTGCGAAAACAGCCTTTTATTTTGTTGCTTCGGTTAATCGTGCAATTTCTACGATGACCTTTACGGCTTCAATCATATGGTTAACGGATACAAATTCGTATCTACCATGAAAGTTTTCTCCACCTGTGAAGATATTAGGAGTAGGCAGCCCCATATACGATAGTTGGGAACCATCGGTGCCTCCGCGAATGGGTTCGACAATAGGTTCAATATTTAGGTTTTTCATGGCTTGATAGGCGACATCGACGATTTCTTTAACGGGTTCGATTTTTTCTTTCATATTGTAATACTGGTCGTTTAGTTCCAATTGTATCGTTTCTTTTCCGTATTGTGCGTTTAACTCTTGAGTGATCTCCACCATTTTCGCTTTTCTGGAGTGGAACAACTCTTTATTATGATCTCGAATGATATAGTCTAGTTTTGTTTCTTCGACATCACCTTCAAAGGATGAGAGATGATAGAAGCCTTCATAGCCCGATGTGTGCTCTGGTGCTTCTTCTATTGGTAACAGTGAATGAAACTCCATGCCAATTTTAGTTGAGTTCATCATTTTATTTTTTGCCGAACCAGGATGGACATTTCGCCCTTTAATTGTTAGCTTAGCGGAAGCAGCGTTAAAACTTTCATACTGAAGCTCGCCAAGTGGACCGCCATCAATAGTGTAGGCATAGTCTGCGTTAAATTGGTCTACGTCGAATTTATGGGGACCTCTGCCAATTTCCTCATCCGGTGTGAAGGCGACTCTGATGGTTCCGTGCTTGACTTCAGGATGCTGAATGAGGTATTCCATCGCGGTCATAATTTCAGTGATGCCTGCTTTGTTATCAGCACCAAGCAATGTCGTTCCGTCAGTTGTGATTAAGGTTTGACCCATATAGTTTGCTAGTGACGGGAAGTCCTCTTGCGATAATACAATATGTAGTTCTTTGTTTAAGAGTATGTCTTGTCCGTTATAGTTTTCGACGATTTGCGGGTTAACCTTGTGACCGGTAAAGTCAGTAGCCGTATCAAGATGGGCTAGAAAACCAATCGTAGGCAAGGTCTTTTCTGAATTCGATGGCAAGGTTGCCATCACATAACCATTGTCATCCATTGTAACCTCTTGCATACCGATCGAATTTAATTCTTCAACAAGCATATTTCCAAGGGTTAGCTGGCCTTTTGTAGAAGGACAGTGTTCATTGTTTTCATCTGATTGTGTATCTACTTTTACATATGAGGAAAAGCGTTGGATGATTTCTTCTTTCATAATGAATTCAACTCCTATTTAGTTATGCTTCTATTATAGTCATAACCTTGTCGATGTTCTAGTGTAGAGCGGGACTTAGATGCCCCGTTCTGATTTTTCCCTAGAGCTAGTTGTGATCGATTGAATGGGAAGAAACTCGTTTTCATTCTCGTTGATTATTAGCCAAAAGGGGTGCCAGCGATTGTTCGACCAACGAAGGAGTCCTATGCTATTTTTGGTAAGAAGTAGATAATTATTTGCGTCTTATCCGTAGATAATTTCTTCCCGCCATAAGGTTGGTGCAGTTGTG
This DNA window, taken from Bacillus sp. 2205SS5-2, encodes the following:
- a CDS encoding cellobiose phosphorylase, which translates into the protein MTMGNYSFDQKKRFEIQDFDKANTFSSFLPGIAGVNGIPMWTFYVNRGQGITSFGVRDKHTPIMEFSPASIAYKTVATSGFRTFIKMKHQDTVYEAFCPTRNRKHIQRKMFIEANQLSIEEINQEMGLKVSIQYFHMPEANFAGLVRKVDITNLAGEPVEMEVMDGLPEILPNGVTNEAFKELGNLLRSWMEVYNVENQIPYYRVRASMGDEAEVSEIKSGHFYLSFSNDEQLISPIVDAELIFGRDTSLQYPERFNSISIEEIMKSQQVTANKVPCGFTPVKRVLGTEETMTICTIIGHVDDIERIHQQTEEIVSLKFIEQKQQLAFTMISELTNPIETNSGSEIFDEYCRQNYLDNLLRGGYPQVLENGDEGFVYHLFSRKHGDLERDYNFFSIAPEYYSQGNGNFRDANQNRRNDIYFNPKVGSFNAKMFMSLIQADGYNPLSVKGCSFEIKQALQNKVKELIQNNIPARQVEMTKLLQGKFTPGQVIQLLTNEANEQLLEGNRFLTEVLKLSQQNIEAGFGEGFWIDHWTYNLDLVESYLDIYPDRQEEFLFEDKEYTFFDSPAYVLPREEKYVLAEGKVRQYGSVMEDDEKMATLGIKINDTNWLKTKSGEGDIYRTNLLVKLVSLSLMKFSTLDPSGIGVEMEANKPGWNDALNGLPGLVGSGVGETFELKRLVGFILTAISSYQNRECTLPTEMATLLRKIYPLVEAQLNGELTDFDYWDQVSTLREAYRSSIRFGIDGSESTLMLSELEHIYQGFLRKIQVGIAKAEVLGEGLYPTYVIFEAEEFEVVMDANGNEVMSSYGLPKVNVKKFSKPRPLPYFLEGPARALKANETTEKAREIYRKVKETDLFDADIKMYKTSVSLNDEPHEIGRIKAFTPGWLERESVFLHMSYKYLLELLKSGLYEEYFNELQTSLIPFLDPKIYGRSTLENSSFIASSVNPDANTHGRGFVARLSGSTAEFLSMWKTMMIGSSPFQMYKGKLTFTLAPNLPDWLFKKNGELSFQLFGQTKVTYHNPKKLSTFGDSKVEVRSYELLFKDARMQTLLADNLEEKEALSIRNGEVAEIHVTLA
- a CDS encoding efflux RND transporter permease subunit, with protein sequence MKFLRFIVNRKILVGLLVSFVLALGGYAIFQLDKELFPPLDFDGAYVSVTAGEMPAIEVERNITTPLEQQILSMNGVEDVNSTSSIGRSSLNVTFERGKGEELSKEVERIANTALNTPGVQDVFSDQYSTTQSYEFYMDLSDGDMAEMTTFAKGTLKPRLEALPEVGDVMLSGIQEQELAIEFDRDKVIQKGVSLQQAISAITEANTAATLGKLSGEDNTPTLRWNTTLENVENIKAVKIPTPTGYLAIEDIATVSLQPLENSSFVWKNGSKDLIFIQVGRGSNYTQIDMANAVRAELQSIRDENLITGFEMNEMVALADYVQESLDGVTNNIIIGGVIAIVILMLFLRNLRATLIIGLSIPTSILLTFLTMWLLNYSFNILTLVGLGLGVGMMVDSSIVILESIYHKKEQGFSKLEAVIKGTKEVASAVFASMLTTIVVFVPIGLLGGEMGRFMIMLSVVVAITLTSSVIVSFTLIPSLSENFLKLRKKTVNRKESNFTTGYSKMISWVVKKKRSSFAVVTLFFLFFVGSLLLITKIPMTIMPDMFNRYAEIAVSVETGVSVADKEKIITEMTESLSKVEDVDTAYIMDEGSMLYTIINMTKGEDITKEQQEVNEDIFRSLRALEDTTPIESVASAMTGGGGSPVQVTIQGEKFADLQTLAADFQSELEAITGIVGVTTSIERTSIEEVITLKEGPIQEAGLTSTQIKQFIEQAFIDMPVGSISIENETTPIKVRWKEKTDETSEVLNLMIPTLNGEKLLSSFIELSSIDTPNEISHKNGERFISISADIEDTDLGTVNRKVQNLISDFETPSGYSISVAGDLEAQQELIMEMLMILAISIFLVYLVMAVQFNHLIHPVVVMSVIPMTIVGVILGLFITQRELSVMSGMGVIMLIGIVLNNAILLIDRTNQLRNQGLSVQDALVGAGKDRIRPIFMTTFTTAGGMVPLALASGSSGNYQAPMATVIISGLLFATFITLLLVPAVYRLFSSLGVGISQVGRSKKKEKNSESSTPSVPEVI
- the pepT gene encoding peptidase T, with amino-acid sequence MKEEIIQRFSSYVKVDTQSDENNEHCPSTKGQLTLGNMLVEELNSIGMQEVTMDDNGYVMATLPSNSEKTLPTIGFLAHLDTATDFTGHKVNPQIVENYNGQDILLNKELHIVLSQEDFPSLANYMGQTLITTDGTTLLGADNKAGITEIMTAMEYLIQHPEVKHGTIRVAFTPDEEIGRGPHKFDVDQFNADYAYTIDGGPLGELQYESFNAASAKLTIKGRNVHPGSAKNKMMNSTKIGMEFHSLLPIEEAPEHTSGYEGFYHLSSFEGDVEETKLDYIIRDHNKELFHSRKAKMVEITQELNAQYGKETIQLELNDQYYNMKEKIEPVKEIVDVAYQAMKNLNIEPIVEPIRGGTDGSQLSYMGLPTPNIFTGGENFHGRYEFVSVNHMIEAVKVIVEIARLTEATK